The Phycisphaeraceae bacterium genome segment GGTTGATGGCTTGGACGAGTGTGAGGTTGGCCATGGATGTTCTCGATGACGATTCAGACGTGCGGCGGTCGAGGGGCGCGGCCGGATCCGGCGGGGAATCGGTCAGCCCGCCTTTCGACGGCGGGTACGTCCGTTCGTCGCGCGACGGATCGAACTGATGACCGCCGTGTTGATGTGGTCCGCCCCGCCATGCTTCGGATCGGCCACGTAGACCCATGTGCCGCGACCCGGCGGCACCCAGAGAAACTCCGGATGGGGGACGTGAAAGGTTCGTCCATCGACCAGCAGGATGTCGAACGGCTCGAACGGTCGCTGCGACTGCCATTTGCGGAGTTCATCGTTCGTCATCGATGCGCCTCCGCGCGATGCTCCGCATCAGTCGGTTGACTCGCCGCCTCCTGTCCCAGCGAACTGGTGCGGAACGTGGCGCGCTGCGTCTCCAGCTCGTCGCACAGTTCGGCGTACATCGAGTCGAAGAAGTCGGTCCGCGCCGGGGCGGCGATCTCCTCCGCCCGCTTGACGGCGGCGGCGACCTCCTCCTTGGCGCGCTCCCACGCGGCGGCCTCCTTCGAATCGTTCCACAGCTTCTTCTGGGTCATGTACTGCTTCAGCCGCAGCAGCGGGTCGCGCTGCTTCCACACTTCGACCTCCTCGGCGTCGCGATAGCGGCGGGCGTCGTCGGCGGTGGTGTGGTCGCCCAGCCGGTACGTGGTGGCCTCGATAAAGGTGGGCCGCCTGGTCTTCCGGGCGTTCTGCGCCGCGCGCTTCACGGCGTACACGACTGCGAAGAGGTCGTTGCCGTCCACCTGCACGCAGTCCATGCCGTAGGCGATGCCGCGCTGCGCCACCGTGGGGGCGGAGCACTGAATCTTCGACGGCACCGAGATCGCCCAGCCGTTGTTCTGGCAGAAGAAGATGACGGGAATGTCGAGGTTGGCGGCGAAGTTGGCCGCCTCGTGGAAATCGCCTTCGCTGGTCGCGCCGTCGCCGAAGAACGTGCAGGCGATGTCGTCCTCGCCTCGGTACTTGGACGCCCACGCCAGCCCGGCGGCGTGCAGCATCTGGGTGCCGATGGGGATGGCAAGGGGCGTGACGCGCAGGTCGCGCGGAATCTGGTTGCCGCGCTCATCCCCCATCCAGTGCAGCAGGATGTATTCCATCGGCAGCCCGCGCCAGAACAGCCCGGCATTCTCGCGGTAGCAGGGCACCAGCCAGTCCGTCTTGCGCAGCGTGTAGGCGGCGCCCAGCGACGTGGCCTCCTGCCCCATGTTCTGCGGATAGGTGCCCATGCGGCCGGAGCGCTGCAGCCGGAAGGCGATCTCATCCAGGTGTCGGCACGCGACCATGTGCGTGTAAAGGCGCACCAGGTCGTCGTCCGGAATGAGCCCCTTGCCGAGCTTGGCGTCGAAGGCGCCGTGCTCGTCGAGGATCGAAATCCGTTCGATGGATGTCTCGAAGACCTTCTTAACCGGCATGGATGCGCTCCCGCTTGCTGGCGGCCCCGGCGGCGATGCGCCGGTCGCCCAGCGCGATGGCCGCCTCGTAGGTTGACGAGAGCGTCTCGCCCTCGCGCAGAATCTGGGCGGTGGTGGCCTCGATCTCGTCATTCATGGCGTCGAGTTTCTGGCGCGAGTAGTTGAGGTACTGGCCGGAGAGCTCGATCACGCCGCCGGCGTTGACCACGAAGTCCACGCCGTACACGATGCCCCGGCTCTTGAGGACGACGGCGTCCTCCTCCGGGCAGTCGAGGACGTTGTTGGCTCCGCCGCACACCACGCGGCAGTTGAGCTTGCGGGCGGTGTTGGCGTCGATCACCCCGCCCAGGGCGCAGGGGGCGAGCACGTCGCATTCGGTGAGCAGGATTTCATCGGTGGAGGCGGCGGTGATGCCGTACTGGTCCACGCAACGCTCGACGTGCTGCCTGTTGATGTCGGCGCCGATCACGCGGGCGCCGTGCTCGACCAGCAGCTTCACCAGGTACGTACCCACGTTGCCCAGCCCCTGCACGGCGACGGTGCGGCCTTCGACCGACGGCGAGCCGAAGGCGTACTCCAGGCAGGCCTTCATGCCGTTGAAGACGCCGCGTGCGGTGAAGGGCGAGGGGTCGCCCCCGCGCGACACCTGCTCGCCGCCCATCACGTGGGCGGTCTCCATGGCCATCCAGTCGATGTACTGGGGGGTGGTTCCCACGTCCTCGGCGGCGATGTAGACGCCGTTGAAGGTGTCCACGAAGCGTCCCATGGCGCGGGCCTCGGCTTCGGTGGGCGCGTGGCCTCGCTGGGGGAGCCAGACCACCGACTTGCCGCCGCCCATCGGCAGCCCGGCGCAGGCGCACTTGTAGGTCATGCCCTGGCTCAGCCGCAGCACGTCGTGCAGGGCGTCCTGCTCGGTGGCGTAGCACCAGCGTCGGGTGCCTCCCAGCGCGTTGCCCAGGACGCTGGAATGCAGGGCGATGATGGCGCGCAGGCCGGTCTGAGGATCCTGGTGGAACGCCACGCGCTCGTGGCCGTACTCACGCATCTGCTCGAGGATGTTCATGACGACTCCGGGGGCTTGGATGATCGGTGCGGGACGAATTGAACGCGCGGCAGGCCCGCGCCGGCTCAGGCGTGGGCTGGCTCGGTGAACGTCGAACCCGCGCCGAAGTGCTGGATGGCGGGGTGATCGACCTTCTTGCCCGTGCCCCGCGCCTTCAGGTTGGGCGTGCGCTCGGGAATGGCGTAATCCGAGTTGGGCAGCGGGTCGACGCGGGCGATGGCGGCCTTGGCGGCGGCCCGCATGGGCTCATCGACGTTGTGCCGCAGTTCGCGCAGTTCGTTGCGCGCCTCGTGGTTGGCCTTGGCGCACAGGTAGCGGACGATGGCCAGCTCCTGCTCCAGCGAGGGGCCGTCCATGCCGTTGCGGATGTTGAAGTCCGCCCTGGACAGGGAGCACACCATGGCGTGAATCCACAGCACGGCCATCGAGAGCCGCCGCTGCACCATCTGGTTGGTGATCAGCCGCTCCTCGTGCTCCTTGAACATCATCTTGACCTCGTGGGCGAAGTCGCGGACGAGATCCTGCAGCAGGACGCGTTCGGAGGCCAGTTGCGGGTGAAGCCGCGTGATGATGGGTGCGGCGCGTTTGATGCGGCCGTAGAGCTCCAGCCCGATGCGCAGCGCGGCGCCGATGTTGGCGGTGGGGTTCTCCTTGAGCGCGATCATCCACTCACCCAGCTGCTTGGAGCCGTAGGCGAAGACGAAGGAGTGCATCACCTCGTTGGCGCCCTCGACGATGGTGTTGATGCGGCTGTCGCGCCAGAGGCGCTCGACCTCGTTCTCCGTCATGTACCCTTCGCCGCCCATCACCTGCACGGCCTCGTTGACCACGCGGTAGCCCCACTCGGAGCAGAAGACCTTGCACAGGGCGGTTTCGAGCATGATGTCCTCGTCGCCGCGGTCGAGGAAGCCGGTGGTCATGTAGAGCATGGCGTCCATGGCGTGGCAGTACGCCGCCATGGTGGCCAGTTTCTCCTGGATCATCTCGAAGTCGGCGATGGGGCGGTCGAACTGGTGCCGATACTGGGCCC includes the following:
- a CDS encoding Glu/Leu/Phe/Val dehydrogenase — translated: MNILEQMREYGHERVAFHQDPQTGLRAIIALHSSVLGNALGGTRRWCYATEQDALHDVLRLSQGMTYKCACAGLPMGGGKSVVWLPQRGHAPTEAEARAMGRFVDTFNGVYIAAEDVGTTPQYIDWMAMETAHVMGGEQVSRGGDPSPFTARGVFNGMKACLEYAFGSPSVEGRTVAVQGLGNVGTYLVKLLVEHGARVIGADINRQHVERCVDQYGITAASTDEILLTECDVLAPCALGGVIDANTARKLNCRVVCGGANNVLDCPEEDAVVLKSRGIVYGVDFVVNAGGVIELSGQYLNYSRQKLDAMNDEIEATTAQILREGETLSSTYEAAIALGDRRIAAGAASKRERIHAG
- the pdhA gene encoding pyruvate dehydrogenase (acetyl-transferring) E1 component subunit alpha — its product is MPVKKVFETSIERISILDEHGAFDAKLGKGLIPDDDLVRLYTHMVACRHLDEIAFRLQRSGRMGTYPQNMGQEATSLGAAYTLRKTDWLVPCYRENAGLFWRGLPMEYILLHWMGDERGNQIPRDLRVTPLAIPIGTQMLHAAGLAWASKYRGEDDIACTFFGDGATSEGDFHEAANFAANLDIPVIFFCQNNGWAISVPSKIQCSAPTVAQRGIAYGMDCVQVDGNDLFAVVYAVKRAAQNARKTRRPTFIEATTYRLGDHTTADDARRYRDAEEVEVWKQRDPLLRLKQYMTQKKLWNDSKEAAAWERAKEEVAAAVKRAEEIAAPARTDFFDSMYAELCDELETQRATFRTSSLGQEAASQPTDAEHRAEAHR